Proteins from a genomic interval of Vreelandella profundi:
- the dctP gene encoding TRAP transporter substrate-binding protein DctP, whose protein sequence is MKRYLIPTAAALGLAIAASHASADTVLRASHQFPGGQGDVRDEMVQLMAREVADADVGLTIEVYPGQSLFKAREQWGALARGRLDITSLPLDYASGRHPEFSATLMPGLVRNQAHAQRLNDSEYMRLIKDVILEGGGRVLADAWLSGGFASSEQCITSPESVSGQNIRAAGPAFEEMLEEAGASIASMPSSEIYTAMQTGVLEAANTSSMSFISFRLYEQVECLTQPGDFALWFMYEPILISEQVWQGLNEEQQTALMEAGKSAQNFFAEAATAIDQEMVDLYEENGVEVVSMSEEDYNAWLDIARETSYKNFAENVPNGQAIIDAALAVE, encoded by the coding sequence ATGAAACGCTATTTGATCCCTACCGCGGCTGCACTAGGTCTTGCTATCGCGGCTTCTCATGCCTCTGCGGATACCGTACTACGTGCCTCGCACCAATTCCCTGGTGGCCAGGGGGATGTACGCGATGAAATGGTTCAGCTCATGGCCCGCGAAGTGGCCGACGCAGATGTCGGGCTGACCATCGAAGTTTACCCTGGCCAATCGCTGTTTAAAGCTCGCGAACAGTGGGGAGCACTGGCGAGGGGCCGCTTGGATATCACGTCGCTACCGCTTGATTACGCCAGCGGCCGCCATCCGGAGTTCTCTGCCACGCTGATGCCAGGACTGGTACGTAACCAAGCGCATGCTCAGCGCCTGAACGACTCTGAATATATGCGGCTCATCAAAGACGTCATTTTAGAAGGCGGTGGGCGCGTACTTGCCGATGCCTGGCTATCTGGCGGCTTTGCCTCAAGCGAGCAATGCATAACCTCACCTGAAAGCGTAAGCGGGCAAAATATTCGTGCGGCGGGTCCTGCGTTTGAAGAGATGCTGGAAGAGGCAGGCGCATCAATTGCCTCAATGCCCTCCTCTGAGATTTATACCGCCATGCAAACCGGCGTGCTGGAGGCTGCCAACACGTCCTCCATGTCATTTATCTCCTTTCGCCTTTACGAGCAGGTTGAATGTTTGACCCAGCCAGGCGACTTCGCGCTGTGGTTTATGTACGAGCCGATTCTGATCTCTGAGCAAGTATGGCAGGGGCTTAACGAAGAGCAGCAAACGGCGTTAATGGAAGCTGGCAAATCGGCACAGAACTTCTTCGCTGAAGCCGCTACGGCGATTGATCAAGAAATGGTCGACCTCTACGAAGAAAATGGCGTTGAGGTTGTCAGCATGAGCGAAGAAGACTACAACGCTTGGCTTGATATCGCCCGCGAGACCTCCTACAAAAACTTTGCTGAGAACGTGCCTAATGGCCAGGCCATTATCGATGCGGCTCTCGCCGTTGAGTAA
- a CDS encoding TRAP transporter small permease subunit, whose amino-acid sequence MATTTHEPSSRGGILGGYIRAMDVLSRVSAYLASAMFIAGVLVICQMVFVRYVLGMSTSWQTEFTIFSVTGAMLMGSPYVLMTGGHVAITIVPDALGGIARKAMRLVAALFGLGFCAALAYASWVYVLEAVHGDWTTGSVWNPPLWPALLPMAVGATLLSLQYVAEILRGES is encoded by the coding sequence ATGGCAACCACCACTCACGAACCCTCCTCACGCGGAGGCATTCTTGGCGGCTACATTCGCGCCATGGACGTGCTTTCTCGCGTTTCTGCCTACTTAGCCAGCGCAATGTTTATTGCTGGCGTGCTGGTTATCTGCCAGATGGTCTTTGTGCGCTACGTATTGGGAATGAGCACCAGCTGGCAGACCGAGTTCACCATTTTTTCGGTCACCGGGGCGATGTTAATGGGTAGCCCCTACGTCTTAATGACCGGCGGTCACGTCGCCATCACAATTGTACCCGATGCGCTGGGTGGCATTGCGCGCAAGGCGATGCGCCTAGTCGCCGCGCTATTTGGTTTAGGTTTTTGCGCCGCGCTCGCCTATGCCAGCTGGGTCTATGTTCTTGAAGCCGTTCACGGTGACTGGACCACCGGTTCGGTATGGAACCCGCCGCTATGGCCGGCACTGCTGCCAATGGCCGTCGGCGCGACCCTTTTATCACTTCAGTATGTAGCTGAAATTTTGCGTGGGGAGAGCTGA
- a CDS encoding TRAP transporter large permease: MDPITLGIIVAIALIALMAIGTPIAFALGGVSLLALLYDRGLSELTYFGETFFDRIAEFGFVAIPMFILMGAAVASSPTGRDLYRSLDLWMGKLPGGLAVSNIGACSIFAALSGSSPATCAAIGKMGIPEMRKRGYPDGVAAGCIAAGGTLGILIPPSVTMIIYGISTETSIGRLFIAGVVPGFMLAGLFMIWTMIACKRAGGYNNPMAASVDRLKQNVKENVDTNLKALVRVLPFLGVVAGILFALYGGVATPSEAAGVGAFLCLALAILIYRMWQLGPIKLIMRDSLRESVMIMLVIATAEVFAYALSSMFITQTVAAAIADLEVNRWALMGVINLFLLVAGFFLPPVAVIVMTAPILLPIILAANFDPYWFAVILTINLEIGLITPPVGLNLFIIKGIAPDISLRDILMGSLPYALCMVLGILLLCLFPGIALWLPNLIMG; this comes from the coding sequence ATGGATCCCATTACGTTAGGCATTATTGTCGCCATCGCGCTGATTGCGCTAATGGCCATCGGCACCCCTATTGCGTTTGCACTCGGCGGCGTTTCCCTGCTGGCGCTGCTTTATGACCGCGGTCTTTCTGAGCTTACCTACTTCGGCGAGACGTTTTTTGATCGCATTGCGGAATTTGGCTTCGTTGCCATTCCCATGTTCATTTTGATGGGCGCTGCGGTGGCGTCCTCGCCCACGGGGCGTGATCTGTATCGCTCGCTGGACCTATGGATGGGTAAGCTGCCCGGTGGCTTGGCCGTTTCAAATATCGGCGCATGTTCGATTTTTGCCGCCCTTTCAGGCTCGTCACCGGCGACCTGCGCGGCAATTGGCAAAATGGGCATTCCTGAAATGCGTAAGCGCGGCTACCCCGACGGCGTCGCGGCGGGCTGTATTGCCGCAGGCGGCACCTTGGGGATTTTGATTCCGCCGTCGGTCACCATGATCATCTACGGGATTTCCACCGAAACCTCGATCGGGCGACTGTTTATTGCCGGCGTGGTGCCGGGCTTTATGCTCGCAGGCCTGTTTATGATCTGGACCATGATCGCCTGCAAAAGAGCCGGGGGTTATAACAACCCAATGGCGGCGTCCGTTGATCGGTTAAAACAGAACGTTAAGGAGAATGTTGATACCAATCTGAAAGCGTTAGTCCGTGTTCTACCATTTCTAGGCGTAGTCGCGGGTATTTTGTTTGCCCTCTACGGCGGAGTGGCAACACCCTCAGAGGCAGCGGGTGTCGGGGCTTTCCTGTGTTTGGCGCTGGCAATACTTATCTACCGCATGTGGCAGCTAGGGCCCATCAAATTAATCATGCGCGACTCGCTGCGCGAAAGCGTGATGATCATGCTGGTCATTGCTACCGCTGAAGTGTTTGCCTACGCGCTTTCCTCGATGTTTATCACCCAAACCGTGGCGGCCGCGATTGCGGATCTGGAAGTAAACCGCTGGGCGCTCATGGGGGTGATTAACCTCTTCTTGCTGGTGGCAGGCTTCTTCCTACCGCCCGTCGCCGTGATCGTGATGACCGCGCCTATTTTATTGCCGATCATTTTGGCGGCCAACTTCGACCCCTATTGGTTTGCCGTGATTTTGACCATCAACCTGGAGATCGGTCTGATCACGCCACCGGTAGGCCTCAATCTATTCATTATTAAAGGCATCGCGCCGGATATCTCACTGCGCGACATTCTGATGGGGAGCTTGCCCTACGCGCTATGCATGGTGCTGGGTATCTTGCTGCTGTGCCTTTTCCCAGGCATCGCACTGTGGTTACCTAACTTGATCATGGGTTGA
- a CDS encoding malonyl-CoA decarboxylase, with the protein MNMTFLQELFNNITQRDALLRRRQPETLTPDHRQLVKACQTLLESDGEASSIALASRALAIYQRLSEAEKSSFFARLAADFAAEPGPIDAAYASYHKARDNDSLQRLFEACEPRRQELFRRLNLASDGTYELVKMREDLLGLLREQPDLAAIDDDFGHLFGSWFNRGFLMLKRIDWNTPASILEKIIRYEAVHEIQDWDDLRRRLDARDRRCFAFFHPAIGDEPLIFVEVALHKGLPSRIQPILSGEMSGERSGAKKGLNDPDDADTAAFFGISNCQTGLRGISFGNFLIKQVVQELSQELPQLKYFVTLSPVPGFAQWLQAQRDDEQLPQPLRQSLKALETPAWHQDKAHEEQLKAAIRPLAARYLVDEKNSHGLPLNPVARFHLGNGAELHRINWLGDTSDKGFQQSAGLMVNYLYVLDDIEHNHENYTAKATVACSNEVRDLARRARKLAKGETTK; encoded by the coding sequence ATGAACATGACGTTTCTTCAGGAGCTGTTCAACAACATCACCCAGCGTGATGCTCTGTTGCGACGCCGCCAGCCTGAGACGCTAACGCCCGACCACCGCCAACTAGTCAAAGCCTGCCAAACGCTGCTTGAAAGCGATGGGGAAGCCTCCAGCATTGCCTTGGCAAGCCGCGCCTTAGCGATCTATCAACGTCTATCAGAGGCTGAAAAAAGCAGCTTTTTTGCCCGTCTAGCGGCTGACTTCGCGGCCGAGCCAGGCCCTATCGACGCAGCCTACGCAAGCTACCATAAGGCCCGTGACAATGACTCTCTGCAGCGGCTTTTCGAGGCCTGCGAACCGCGTCGCCAGGAGCTCTTCCGGCGTTTGAACCTGGCCAGCGACGGTACTTATGAGCTGGTTAAAATGCGCGAAGACTTACTAGGATTATTACGCGAACAGCCTGATCTAGCCGCGATTGACGATGATTTTGGCCATCTATTCGGCTCCTGGTTTAACCGCGGCTTTTTGATGCTCAAGCGCATTGATTGGAACACGCCGGCCTCGATTCTAGAGAAGATTATTCGCTACGAGGCAGTTCATGAAATTCAAGACTGGGACGATCTGCGTCGTCGTCTCGACGCTCGCGACCGGCGCTGCTTTGCCTTCTTCCACCCGGCGATTGGCGACGAGCCGCTTATCTTTGTCGAAGTCGCGCTGCATAAGGGCCTGCCGAGCCGTATTCAGCCCATCTTATCTGGAGAGATGTCTGGAGAGAGATCTGGCGCTAAAAAGGGACTCAACGACCCTGATGACGCCGATACCGCGGCGTTCTTTGGCATCAGTAACTGCCAAACGGGGCTACGCGGAATATCGTTTGGCAACTTTTTAATCAAGCAGGTGGTTCAGGAGCTTTCGCAGGAACTGCCGCAGCTTAAATACTTTGTGACGCTTTCACCGGTGCCCGGTTTCGCCCAATGGCTGCAAGCACAGCGTGACGATGAACAGCTGCCCCAGCCGCTGCGACAGTCACTCAAGGCGCTTGAAACACCGGCGTGGCATCAAGATAAAGCCCATGAAGAGCAGCTTAAAGCCGCGATTCGCCCGCTGGCCGCACGCTACCTGGTGGATGAGAAGAACAGCCACGGCCTACCGCTAAACCCGGTCGCGCGTTTTCACCTGGGCAACGGTGCTGAGCTGCACCGCATCAACTGGTTAGGCGACACGTCCGACAAGGGGTTTCAACAGAGCGCCGGCTTAATGGTCAACTATCTATATGTGCTGGACGATATCGAGCACAACCACGAAAACTATACCGCCAAGGCCACCGTTGCCTGCTCAAATGAGGTGCGCGACCTTGCTCGTCGCGCGCGCAAACTGGCTAAGGGAGAAACAACAAAATGA
- a CDS encoding malonate--CoA ligase, protein MSHNLFTTFAAKMRERADADFITTREGRHYSYADALNMSAQLAGALTELGVKQGDRVAVQVDKSPEAILLYLACLRIGGVYLPLNTGYTGDEIRYFLNDAEPALFVCRPKAADEARTLATDTGCPAVATLGSAADGTLMEAARQVAPREDIVTLGERDLAAILYTSGTTGRSKGAMLTHENLASNAQTLLKAWRFSADDRLIHALPIFHTHGLFVACNVTLMAGASMLFLPKFDADVIFDELPQGSVMMGVPTFYTRLVQDERLTPDATANMRLFVSGSAPLTAETHEAFEAKTGHAILERYGMTETNMNLSNPYEGARRAGTVGMPLPGVEMRITDRETGGEVAHGEIGMLQIRGPNVFIGYWRMPEKTREELLDDGFFITGDLAMVDEQGYVHIVGRDKDLVISGGYNVYPKEVEQVIDELEQVAESAVIGLPHPDFGEGVTAVVVRQKGAGAEANKLEEAVVIQHLDGRLAKYKQPKRVFFVDELPRNTMGKVQKNELRKQFNDTYRSS, encoded by the coding sequence ATGAGCCATAACCTATTTACAACGTTTGCCGCCAAGATGCGCGAGCGTGCTGACGCCGATTTTATTACCACACGTGAAGGTCGCCACTACAGTTATGCCGATGCGCTGAACATGAGCGCGCAGCTTGCCGGCGCATTAACCGAGCTTGGCGTTAAACAAGGCGATCGTGTCGCCGTCCAGGTGGATAAAAGCCCGGAAGCGATCCTGCTTTATTTAGCCTGCCTGCGCATCGGCGGCGTTTATCTGCCCTTAAATACCGGCTACACCGGCGATGAAATTCGCTACTTTCTAAATGACGCCGAGCCTGCGCTGTTCGTTTGCCGGCCCAAGGCCGCTGATGAGGCGCGCACGCTTGCCACAGACACCGGCTGCCCGGCGGTAGCCACCCTGGGCAGCGCCGCAGACGGCACCCTGATGGAAGCCGCCCGCCAGGTAGCACCACGAGAAGATATTGTGACGCTCGGCGAGCGTGATCTAGCCGCTATTTTGTATACCTCAGGAACCACGGGCCGCTCGAAAGGCGCCATGCTCACGCATGAAAATCTGGCCTCTAATGCGCAAACTCTCTTAAAAGCATGGCGCTTCAGCGCGGATGATCGGTTGATTCACGCCCTTCCCATCTTTCACACCCATGGCCTATTCGTTGCCTGCAACGTCACCCTGATGGCGGGCGCCAGCATGCTGTTTCTGCCCAAATTCGATGCCGATGTCATCTTTGACGAGCTGCCCCAAGGCAGCGTGATGATGGGCGTTCCCACCTTCTATACCCGGCTAGTACAGGATGAGCGCCTGACCCCTGATGCTACTGCCAACATGCGGTTATTCGTCTCCGGTTCTGCCCCGCTAACCGCTGAAACGCATGAAGCCTTTGAGGCTAAAACCGGCCATGCGATTCTTGAGCGCTATGGCATGACCGAAACCAATATGAACCTTTCCAACCCTTATGAAGGCGCACGTCGCGCGGGCACCGTCGGCATGCCGTTACCCGGCGTGGAAATGCGCATTACCGACCGTGAGACCGGCGGTGAGGTGGCGCATGGAGAGATAGGCATGCTGCAAATTCGCGGTCCGAACGTGTTTATCGGCTACTGGCGGATGCCTGAGAAAACCCGTGAAGAGCTTCTAGATGACGGCTTTTTCATTACCGGCGACCTCGCCATGGTCGACGAACAAGGCTATGTGCATATCGTCGGCCGGGACAAAGACTTGGTGATTTCCGGTGGCTACAACGTCTACCCCAAAGAAGTCGAGCAAGTAATCGATGAGCTTGAGCAGGTCGCTGAGTCAGCGGTGATTGGCTTGCCACACCCTGATTTTGGCGAGGGCGTAACGGCGGTAGTCGTGCGCCAAAAAGGCGCAGGTGCTGAAGCAAACAAGCTTGAAGAAGCGGTGGTGATCCAGCATTTAGACGGACGGCTGGCCAAGTATAAGCAGCCCAAACGCGTATTTTTTGTCGATGAGCTACCGCGCAATACTATGGGTAAAGTGCAGAAAAATGAGCTGCGCAAGCAGTTCAACGACACCTATCGCTCGTCTTAA
- a CDS encoding DUF2170 family protein, with product MTQPTVTNGITAAELYRIVSQPSSSSDDAATIEWPQATISLDEANQTLIWELNDYGNLPMTLSRSENEWIAMAPIVAVESVTKTAELNDVLLRQGISLPLASVGIVEIDGQDVYVAYGQLFGDSKLESICAELHATAAAAMDVAELIQTHFV from the coding sequence TTGACTCAGCCTACCGTCACTAATGGTATAACCGCCGCCGAACTGTATCGTATAGTAAGCCAACCATCGTCCAGCAGCGACGACGCTGCAACGATCGAGTGGCCCCAGGCGACAATCAGCCTGGATGAAGCGAATCAGACGCTGATTTGGGAGCTTAACGATTACGGCAACTTGCCGATGACGCTTTCGCGCAGCGAAAATGAGTGGATCGCGATGGCCCCCATTGTGGCGGTAGAAAGCGTGACCAAAACCGCTGAGCTGAACGACGTGCTGCTGCGTCAGGGCATTTCGTTACCGTTAGCCTCTGTCGGCATTGTAGAAATCGACGGACAAGATGTTTATGTGGCCTACGGACAGCTGTTTGGCGACTCTAAGCTTGAGTCCATTTGCGCTGAGCTGCACGCCACGGCCGCTGCCGCTATGGACGTTGCTGAACTGATTCAAACGCACTTCGTCTAA
- a CDS encoding PspA/IM30 family protein: protein MLSKIMTALRGKANETGQTVVDSQALRILDQEIRDSENHLSQSKTELTRLMGQRQLNSNKADTLESKITELEKSAEAALDKGEEELAVEVAERMVALQDDLEAERAIVSEYDASIEKLRGAIRGTDNQLRQLKQQVSVVKATESAQKAQSAVAARHSGQNSAMSSAMESLERIKERQQLNSAQMSAADEMAAEESGSSLESRLKAAGIGGTQRKADDVLARLKAKKSAAQE from the coding sequence ATGTTAAGCAAAATCATGACGGCCCTACGTGGCAAAGCGAATGAAACCGGTCAAACCGTGGTGGATTCACAGGCACTGCGCATTTTAGACCAAGAAATTCGCGACTCGGAAAACCACCTTAGCCAATCGAAAACTGAGCTCACCCGTTTAATGGGCCAGCGCCAGCTAAACAGTAACAAAGCGGACACCTTGGAAAGCAAAATTACCGAGCTGGAAAAAAGCGCTGAGGCCGCCCTCGATAAAGGTGAAGAAGAGCTGGCGGTGGAAGTCGCCGAGCGCATGGTTGCGCTGCAGGATGACCTGGAAGCAGAGCGCGCCATCGTCAGCGAATACGATGCCAGCATTGAAAAACTGCGCGGCGCGATTCGCGGCACCGACAATCAGCTGCGTCAGCTAAAGCAGCAGGTTAGCGTTGTGAAAGCCACTGAGTCGGCGCAAAAAGCCCAGTCTGCCGTCGCGGCTCGTCATTCCGGCCAAAACAGCGCTATGAGCAGCGCGATGGAATCACTTGAGCGTATCAAAGAGCGCCAGCAACTTAACTCAGCGCAAATGAGTGCGGCAGATGAAATGGCGGCGGAAGAGAGCGGAAGCTCGCTAGAGTCACGCCTAAAAGCGGCCGGCATTGGCGGTACGCAGCGTAAAGCAGACGACGTGTTAGCGCGCCTGAAAGCGAAGAAAAGCGCCGCTCAAGAGTAA
- a CDS encoding DUF2491 family protein, protein MFDTLKALFRANTQKAHEPGTDRSVAAGLPTGISQEDLEGLRLDGRVNIKLIGLRAHQDALFRWDDDAYHHIAAVGHVDLGQGAHLVRFYLDNDTWLQANIEHGQVLEYKLFDFYRVAHLSDAEFDGVINGETKQPDSIGAQTVALDSTEDEPRTCSYERAWGNGESLWSPPVVFEEQVMTTESMVALTVIHHAMLYERTIQDTERMEYLLLSAENDGEGGYMLVQNVGVDVASVDIDAV, encoded by the coding sequence ATGTTTGACACCCTCAAGGCACTTTTTCGCGCCAACACGCAAAAAGCCCACGAACCGGGCACGGACCGCTCGGTCGCCGCAGGGTTGCCCACCGGCATCAGTCAGGAAGACCTTGAAGGTCTGAGGCTGGACGGGCGCGTCAACATCAAGCTGATTGGCCTGCGTGCCCACCAGGATGCTCTGTTTCGCTGGGATGATGATGCCTATCATCATATTGCCGCCGTCGGGCACGTTGACCTGGGGCAAGGGGCGCACTTAGTGCGCTTCTACTTAGACAACGATACGTGGCTGCAGGCCAACATTGAGCATGGTCAGGTACTTGAATATAAGCTGTTCGACTTTTACCGTGTTGCTCACCTATCGGACGCCGAGTTTGACGGCGTCATCAACGGTGAAACCAAACAGCCAGACAGCATCGGCGCACAGACTGTCGCCCTTGATTCGACGGAGGATGAACCACGCACCTGCAGCTACGAGCGGGCCTGGGGAAACGGCGAAAGCCTGTGGTCACCGCCAGTGGTCTTTGAAGAACAGGTCATGACCACGGAAAGCATGGTCGCGCTTACGGTGATCCACCATGCCATGCTTTATGAGCGCACTATCCAAGACACTGAGCGCATGGAATATTTACTGCTAAGCGCTGAAAACGATGGTGAAGGCGGCTATATGCTGGTGCAAAACGTCGGTGTCGATGTGGCCTCTGTCGATATCGATGCGGTGTAA
- a CDS encoding DUF350 domain-containing protein has protein sequence MVNYLYGLPSFLAYLATAIILLAAFMYCYSRITPHNEWALIRAGNAAAASAYGGSILGFTIPLYGAMAHSINFIDFVLWGVVAFIVQLATFFAVKLFLRKQGESLSQHITEGHQAYGILMASVAVAVGLLNAASMTW, from the coding sequence ATGGTAAATTATCTCTACGGCCTGCCGTCCTTTTTGGCATACCTAGCGACCGCGATCATTCTGCTAGCCGCCTTTATGTACTGCTACAGTCGTATTACGCCACACAATGAGTGGGCGCTGATCCGGGCAGGCAATGCCGCCGCGGCCTCTGCTTATGGCGGCTCTATTTTAGGTTTTACCATTCCGCTATATGGCGCAATGGCGCACTCGATTAACTTTATCGATTTTGTGCTTTGGGGCGTCGTGGCCTTTATCGTCCAGCTGGCAACCTTCTTCGCGGTTAAGCTATTTTTGCGTAAGCAGGGTGAAAGTCTTTCCCAGCACATCACCGAAGGCCACCAGGCTTACGGGATTTTAATGGCCAGCGTGGCCGTGGCAGTCGGCTTGCTCAATGCCGCTTCGATGACCTGGTAA
- a CDS encoding DUF1190 domain-containing protein — protein MSTQDRTPHLPRRKRSGRLTLAMMGASAFGLTACGQPPQEEQITEVDFDEPKSFQSVEECVAENVYTRSACEDSYKASLEAVPRYNTLEECEAENGEGACAAPTEEQSQAATGSTGGSWFMPAMMGYMVGSMMSNTSRGRSFERVYQEPVYRNRQNQGNWNTASNQATQRVSQRNESMRSSVAQNRRAASQRSGFGSRSSARGGWGS, from the coding sequence ATGTCTACACAAGATCGCACCCCGCATTTGCCACGTCGCAAGCGTAGTGGTCGCCTTACCTTAGCGATGATGGGTGCCAGCGCGTTTGGTCTCACCGCCTGTGGTCAGCCGCCTCAAGAAGAACAAATCACTGAGGTCGACTTCGATGAGCCGAAAAGCTTCCAGAGCGTCGAGGAGTGCGTTGCAGAGAATGTTTATACGCGCAGTGCCTGCGAAGATTCCTACAAGGCTTCCTTAGAAGCGGTGCCGCGCTATAACACGCTTGAAGAATGTGAAGCGGAAAACGGCGAAGGCGCTTGTGCTGCCCCCACTGAAGAACAGTCCCAAGCCGCCACGGGCAGCACGGGCGGCAGCTGGTTTATGCCCGCCATGATGGGTTATATGGTTGGCAGCATGATGTCCAACACCAGCCGTGGCCGCTCCTTTGAGCGGGTTTACCAAGAGCCGGTATACCGCAACCGCCAGAACCAGGGCAACTGGAACACCGCTTCTAACCAGGCCACGCAGCGCGTATCTCAGCGCAACGAGTCAATGCGTAGCTCGGTGGCCCAGAACCGCCGAGCCGCATCTCAGCGCAGTGGCTTTGGCTCGCGCTCTTCGGCGCGGGGTGGCTGGGGCTCCTAG
- a CDS encoding glutathionylspermidine synthase family protein → MLRIDIPERKEWKALAQELGFHFHTIDGEPYWKEDAYYQFTMEQVERDIEAPTEALHEMCMELVDKVCHSNALMQRLALPEHMWDSIHNSWKSGQPHLYGRMDFAYSGDGPAKLLELNYDTPTSLYEAGFFQWVWLEQAIAQGILPRHADQYNSIQERLINAMAHLGDRLEARTLYFSCIKDNAEERATVHYLQDVAVQAGLNAPFIFTEDIGLQAGAEHFVDLDDQPIHALFKLYPWEEMADDAFGEAIPQLNTHWFEPPWKAILSNKGILPLLWEHFEGHPNLLPAFFENASSPPLPAGWVRKPFFSREGSNVELITPAGQREAVGGPYTDSPWIRQAYHPMPRFGDNHALIGSWVVGDRACGMGIREDVGRITKDSSCFVPHAIV, encoded by the coding sequence ATGCTACGAATTGATATCCCTGAACGCAAAGAATGGAAAGCCCTGGCCCAAGAGCTGGGGTTTCATTTCCATACGATTGATGGGGAGCCCTACTGGAAAGAAGACGCCTACTATCAATTCACCATGGAACAGGTGGAAAGAGATATAGAGGCGCCTACTGAAGCGCTGCATGAGATGTGCATGGAGCTGGTCGATAAAGTCTGCCACTCCAATGCCCTCATGCAGCGTTTGGCGCTGCCTGAACACATGTGGGACAGCATCCATAACTCATGGAAATCCGGCCAGCCGCATCTGTATGGGCGGATGGACTTTGCCTACTCCGGCGACGGCCCGGCCAAGCTGCTGGAACTCAATTACGACACGCCCACCTCGCTTTACGAAGCCGGCTTTTTTCAGTGGGTGTGGCTTGAGCAGGCGATTGCTCAAGGCATCCTGCCGCGCCACGCGGATCAGTACAACTCGATTCAAGAACGGCTGATCAATGCCATGGCACATCTTGGCGATCGCCTTGAAGCGCGCACGCTGTATTTTTCCTGCATCAAAGATAACGCCGAAGAGCGTGCCACCGTGCACTATTTACAGGATGTGGCCGTACAGGCGGGCCTGAACGCACCGTTTATCTTCACCGAAGATATCGGCCTACAGGCCGGTGCCGAGCACTTTGTTGATTTAGATGACCAGCCTATCCACGCGCTCTTCAAACTCTACCCGTGGGAAGAGATGGCCGATGATGCCTTTGGCGAGGCAATTCCGCAGTTGAACACACACTGGTTTGAGCCTCCCTGGAAAGCCATCCTTTCTAACAAAGGAATTTTGCCGCTTTTATGGGAGCATTTTGAAGGCCATCCCAACCTGCTACCGGCGTTTTTCGAGAATGCCAGCAGCCCACCGCTGCCAGCGGGCTGGGTGCGCAAGCCGTTTTTCTCCCGTGAAGGCAGTAACGTGGAACTAATTACCCCAGCCGGCCAGCGTGAAGCCGTGGGCGGCCCGTATACCGACAGCCCTTGGATTCGCCAGGCGTACCATCCGATGCCTCGCTTTGGTGACAACCACGCGTTAATTGGCAGCTGGGTCGTCGGCGATCGCGCCTGCGGCATGGGGATACGCGAAGACGTAGGGCGCATCACCAAAGACTCCTCCTGCTTTGTGCCCCACGCGATCGTTTAG